In one Curtobacterium citreum genomic region, the following are encoded:
- a CDS encoding spore photoproduct lyase family protein yields the protein MNTRPERPLLDVRRIYAEAAALDLPRGQDVVVRWPDAEIVPVASHWNIPEVHGDERNVRRWVRIKTEALVLGVKKSLVTRPNGRSADFIAPSTANGCAMACAYCYVPRRKGYSNPVTVFANIEQITKHVARNIAKQGPKTEPNQCDPDAWVYDIGENSDCSVDAQLSENVRDLCDLFRMSPTAKASFATKYVNRDLLDWDPMGRTRIRFSLMPQETAKVTDIRTSPVAERIAAVNDFVDAGYEVHLNFSPVILTPTWESDWADLLRQVDDVLSPAAKAQLAAEVIFLTHNQGLHEVNLGWHPKAEDLLWRPDLQEQKVSQNGAVNVRYRAATKGQLVERFRELVAEHVPSCRIRYAF from the coding sequence GTGAACACTCGTCCCGAACGACCGCTCCTCGACGTCCGGCGCATCTACGCCGAAGCCGCCGCGCTCGACCTGCCGCGCGGACAGGACGTGGTGGTGCGGTGGCCGGACGCCGAGATCGTCCCCGTGGCCTCGCACTGGAACATCCCCGAGGTCCACGGCGACGAACGCAACGTCCGCCGCTGGGTGCGGATCAAGACCGAGGCGCTCGTCCTCGGCGTGAAGAAGTCGCTCGTCACCCGGCCGAACGGCCGCTCCGCCGACTTCATCGCCCCCTCGACCGCGAACGGCTGCGCGATGGCGTGCGCGTACTGCTACGTGCCGCGACGCAAGGGCTACTCGAACCCCGTGACCGTCTTCGCGAACATCGAGCAGATCACGAAGCACGTCGCGCGGAACATCGCGAAGCAGGGGCCGAAGACCGAACCGAACCAGTGCGACCCCGACGCGTGGGTCTACGACATCGGCGAGAACAGCGACTGCTCGGTCGACGCGCAGCTCAGCGAGAACGTCCGCGACCTCTGCGATCTGTTCCGGATGAGCCCCACCGCCAAGGCGTCCTTCGCGACGAAGTACGTCAACCGGGACCTGCTCGACTGGGACCCGATGGGCCGCACGCGCATCCGGTTCTCGCTCATGCCGCAGGAGACCGCGAAGGTCACGGACATCCGGACCTCGCCCGTGGCCGAGCGGATCGCCGCGGTGAACGACTTCGTCGACGCCGGCTACGAGGTCCACCTGAACTTCTCGCCGGTGATCCTGACGCCGACGTGGGAGTCTGACTGGGCCGACCTCCTGCGACAGGTGGACGACGTCCTCTCCCCGGCGGCCAAGGCACAGCTCGCGGCCGAGGTCATCTTCCTCACCCACAACCAGGGCCTGCACGAGGTCAACCTCGGCTGGCACCCGAAGGCCGAGGACCTGCTCTGGCGCCCGGACCTGCAGGAGCAGAAGGTGTCGCAGAACGGCGCCGTCAACGTCCGCTACCGGGCGGCGACGAAGGGGCAGCTCGTCGAGCGCTTCCGGGAGCTCGTGGCGGAGCACGTGCCGAGCTGCCGCATCCGCTACGCGTTCTAG
- a CDS encoding biopolymer transporter Tol → MSEPDEHFFVVDGRRWRRTDPAIPEDVAAALRSHLGRGRNAVRRARRDGDDEALAAARRRNGLAKHGLGERGPEWWTRPEADRVADAERALAVLDGAQSDEPLH, encoded by the coding sequence ATGAGCGAACCCGACGAGCACTTCTTCGTCGTCGACGGTCGACGGTGGCGCCGGACGGACCCGGCGATCCCCGAGGACGTCGCGGCCGCGCTCCGGTCGCACCTGGGTCGCGGGAGGAATGCCGTCCGCCGGGCGAGGCGCGACGGCGACGACGAGGCCCTGGCGGCGGCGCGGCGACGGAACGGCCTGGCCAAGCACGGGCTCGGCGAACGCGGACCCGAGTGGTGGACCCGTCCAGAGGCCGACCGGGTCGCGGACGCCGAGCGCGCGCTCGCCGTGCTCGACGGCGCGCAGTCCGACGAACCGCTACATTGA
- a CDS encoding SgcJ/EcaC family oxidoreductase produces the protein MPTTRPLAVTAAVAIATVSSIGLHGCADTGSPTQRPSSSSSRTANDLGATDLARRFVTTFNDGDAGALADLFTDDAEFVNIYGIRMSGRTGIERGHEAAFASRLDGATLSAHDVEQHAAADGVAVVQVGWRLERAADADPALAVPDSAGVLTFTALRSDGAWLFVAGANVVTSTPPS, from the coding sequence ATGCCCACGACTCGCCCGCTCGCCGTCACCGCCGCCGTCGCGATCGCAACAGTCTCCTCGATCGGTCTGCACGGCTGCGCCGACACCGGATCACCGACCCAGCGACCGTCCTCCTCGTCGTCCCGCACTGCCAACGACCTCGGGGCGACGGACCTCGCCCGCCGTTTCGTCACGACCTTCAACGACGGTGATGCCGGGGCACTCGCCGACCTGTTCACCGACGACGCCGAGTTCGTCAACATCTACGGCATCCGGATGTCCGGTCGGACCGGCATCGAACGTGGTCACGAGGCGGCCTTCGCGAGCCGCCTGGACGGGGCGACCCTCAGCGCCCACGACGTCGAGCAGCACGCCGCGGCGGACGGTGTCGCGGTGGTGCAGGTCGGATGGCGCCTCGAACGAGCGGCAGACGCCGACCCCGCGCTCGCCGTCCCGGACAGCGCCGGAGTGCTCACGTTCACGGCGCTGCGCAGCGACGGCGCCTGGCTCTTCGTCGCCGGGGCGAACGTGGTGACGTCGACTCCGCCGAGCTGA
- a CDS encoding glycoside hydrolase family 35 protein, with protein sequence MRFAIGDTDFLLDGEPHRVLSGAIHYFRVHPDLWQDRIRKAKLMGLNTVETYVAWNAHAPRPGEFDLTGGLDLGRFLDLVAAEGMHAIVRPGPYICAEWTNGGLPYWLFTDGTVGVRRDEPGFLAAVQDYLEQLAPVLVPRQIDHGGPIVLVQVENEYGAYGSDPVYLTKLEQMHRDIGLTVPFTSVDQPMGTMLEDGSLPSLHKTGSFGSRSAARLERLRQAQPTGPLMCSEFWDGWFDSWGEHHHTTPAAESAADLDVLLAAGGSVNVYMFHGGTNFGFTNGANDKGVYRPIATSYDYDAPLDEAGRPTDKFHAFRAVIERYAPVPPLPASMQPGGSGRLAEDGSGLEARPAPARDVAVRLDRVASLRSLLPTLTEWTAHDEPPTFDALGAASGFVLYRTEVDLPTGGVLTVGDEVRDRAVVTVDGVVVGVLEREHHDRAIVLPPVTGTLELLVEDQGRVDYGPRIGEPKGLIGPVAVDDTPLERWSATPLALDPITPAALAQLAGTAPSDGDVLAGPAFAAGSFELAEAGDRYLSLDGFRKGVAWVNGFCLGRYWSRGPQRTLAVPGPVLRAGRNEVVVFEVHAAASRRVCLLAEPDLGHTEA encoded by the coding sequence ATGCGCTTCGCCATCGGCGACACCGACTTCCTGCTCGACGGCGAGCCGCACCGGGTCCTGTCCGGCGCGATCCACTACTTCCGCGTCCACCCGGACCTGTGGCAGGACCGGATCCGCAAGGCCAAGCTCATGGGTCTCAACACCGTCGAGACCTACGTCGCCTGGAACGCGCACGCACCCCGTCCGGGCGAGTTCGACCTGACCGGCGGGCTCGACCTCGGCCGCTTCCTCGACCTGGTCGCCGCCGAGGGCATGCACGCCATCGTCCGCCCCGGGCCGTACATCTGCGCCGAGTGGACGAACGGCGGCCTGCCGTACTGGCTGTTCACCGACGGCACCGTCGGCGTCCGCCGCGACGAGCCGGGGTTCCTCGCCGCCGTGCAGGACTACCTCGAGCAGCTCGCGCCGGTGCTCGTCCCGCGGCAGATCGACCACGGCGGGCCGATCGTGCTCGTGCAGGTCGAGAACGAGTACGGCGCGTACGGCTCCGACCCGGTCTACCTGACGAAGCTCGAGCAGATGCACCGGGACATCGGGCTGACGGTGCCGTTCACGAGCGTCGACCAACCGATGGGCACCATGCTCGAGGACGGCTCGCTGCCGTCGCTGCACAAGACCGGCTCGTTCGGGTCCCGCTCGGCCGCGCGGCTCGAGCGGCTCCGCCAGGCGCAGCCCACCGGTCCGCTGATGTGCTCGGAGTTCTGGGACGGCTGGTTCGACAGCTGGGGCGAGCACCACCACACCACCCCGGCGGCCGAGTCGGCGGCGGACCTGGACGTCCTGCTCGCCGCCGGCGGCTCGGTCAACGTCTACATGTTCCACGGCGGTACGAACTTCGGCTTCACGAACGGCGCGAACGACAAGGGCGTGTACCGGCCGATCGCGACGTCGTACGACTACGACGCCCCGCTCGACGAGGCCGGTCGCCCGACCGACAAGTTCCACGCCTTCCGCGCGGTGATCGAGCGCTACGCGCCCGTCCCGCCGCTACCCGCGTCGATGCAGCCCGGCGGGTCCGGTCGGCTGGCCGAGGACGGGTCCGGCCTGGAGGCACGCCCCGCCCCCGCCAGGGACGTCGCCGTCCGGCTCGACCGGGTCGCGTCGCTCCGCTCCCTGCTGCCCACGCTGACCGAGTGGACGGCCCACGACGAGCCGCCGACCTTCGACGCGCTCGGGGCGGCCAGCGGTTTCGTGCTCTACCGGACCGAGGTCGACCTGCCGACCGGCGGCGTCCTGACCGTGGGGGACGAGGTCCGCGACCGCGCGGTCGTCACCGTGGACGGTGTCGTCGTCGGCGTGCTCGAACGCGAGCACCACGACCGTGCGATCGTGCTCCCGCCCGTCACCGGAACCCTCGAGCTGCTCGTCGAGGACCAGGGCCGGGTGGACTACGGCCCGCGGATCGGCGAGCCGAAGGGGCTGATCGGCCCGGTCGCGGTCGACGACACCCCGCTGGAGCGCTGGAGCGCGACGCCCCTCGCCCTCGACCCGATCACGCCCGCAGCGCTGGCGCAGCTCGCCGGCACCGCGCCGTCGGACGGCGACGTGCTCGCCGGTCCGGCCTTCGCCGCGGGGTCGTTCGAGCTCGCTGAGGCGGGGGACCGGTACCTGTCGCTCGACGGCTTCCGGAAGGGCGTCGCCTGGGTGAACGGCTTCTGCCTGGGGCGGTACTGGTCGCGGGGGCCGCAGCGGACCCTGGCCGTGCCGGGTCCGGTGCTCCGAGCCGGCCGGAACGAGGTCGTCGTGTTCGAGGTGCACGCCGCCGCGTCCCGTCGGGTGTGCCTGCTCGCCGAGCCGGACCTGGGCCACACCGAGGCCTGA
- a CDS encoding ABC transporter substrate-binding protein: MHKRLRRGLSALAIGVTAAVAMTACAAGGSSSSGGSADDITKALEKGGSLTYWSWTPSAQAQVAAFEKAYPKVKVKLVNAGTGNDQYTKLQNTIKAGSGAPDVAQIEYFALPQFALSDSLVDLKSYGFDKLADKYGAGTWQSVDLDGKVYGLPQDSGPMAMFYNKKTFDDAGITTPPKTWDEYVADAEKIHASNPNAYIAADSGDAGFTTSMIWQAGGRPFEVKGTDVTVNLQDAGTKKWTSTWNQLVEKGLLSQTPGWTDDWYKQLGNGEIATMVTGAWMPGVLESSVKDGSGNWRVAPIPTYDGSSDVTANNGGSAEVVMKQSKNPALAAGFLKWLNSSQDSIDVFLKSGGFPSTKAQLTSSTFTAEKPEYFGGEAINETLSKASSSVAEGWQYLPFQVYANSVYADTVGQAYQDKSDLNAGLEAWQKAIVKYGNEQGFKVTSK, translated from the coding sequence ATGCACAAGCGTCTCCGTCGCGGGCTCAGCGCCCTCGCGATCGGCGTCACCGCAGCCGTCGCCATGACGGCCTGCGCCGCCGGCGGCTCGTCCTCCTCCGGTGGATCGGCCGACGACATCACGAAGGCCCTCGAGAAGGGTGGGTCGCTGACCTACTGGTCGTGGACCCCCTCCGCCCAGGCCCAGGTCGCCGCCTTCGAGAAGGCGTACCCGAAGGTCAAGGTCAAGCTCGTCAACGCCGGCACCGGCAACGACCAGTACACCAAGCTGCAGAACACGATCAAGGCCGGCTCCGGCGCCCCCGACGTCGCGCAGATCGAGTACTTCGCGCTGCCGCAGTTCGCCCTGAGCGACTCGCTCGTCGACCTGAAGTCGTACGGCTTCGACAAGCTGGCGGACAAGTACGGTGCGGGCACCTGGCAGTCGGTCGACCTCGACGGCAAGGTCTACGGCCTGCCGCAGGACTCCGGCCCCATGGCGATGTTCTACAACAAGAAGACGTTCGACGACGCCGGCATCACCACGCCGCCGAAGACGTGGGACGAGTACGTCGCGGACGCCGAGAAGATCCACGCGTCCAACCCGAACGCCTACATCGCCGCGGACAGCGGTGACGCGGGCTTCACGACCTCGATGATCTGGCAGGCCGGCGGCCGTCCGTTCGAGGTCAAGGGCACCGACGTCACGGTGAACCTGCAGGACGCGGGCACCAAGAAGTGGACCTCGACCTGGAACCAGCTCGTCGAGAAGGGCCTGCTCTCGCAGACGCCCGGCTGGACCGACGACTGGTACAAGCAGCTCGGCAACGGTGAGATCGCCACGATGGTCACCGGCGCCTGGATGCCCGGCGTGCTCGAGTCGAGCGTGAAGGACGGCAGCGGCAACTGGCGCGTTGCCCCGATCCCGACCTACGACGGCTCCTCCGACGTCACCGCGAACAACGGCGGCTCCGCCGAGGTCGTCATGAAGCAGTCGAAGAACCCGGCGCTCGCAGCCGGCTTCCTGAAGTGGCTGAACTCCTCGCAGGACTCGATCGACGTGTTCCTGAAGTCGGGCGGCTTCCCGTCGACCAAGGCGCAGCTCACCTCGTCGACCTTCACCGCCGAGAAGCCGGAGTACTTCGGTGGCGAGGCGATCAACGAGACCCTGTCGAAGGCGTCCTCCAGCGTCGCCGAGGGCTGGCAGTACCTGCCCTTCCAGGTCTACGCGAACAGCGTCTACGCGGACACCGTCGGCCAGGCGTACCAGGACAAGTCCGACCTGAACGCCGGGCTCGAGGCCTGGCAGAAGGCGATCGTGAAGTACGGCAACGAGCAGGGCTTCAAGGTCACCTCGAAGTAA
- a CDS encoding carbohydrate ABC transporter permease — MSTLDTRTTPPTVTEAVTTRGRSGAGRTRASRPSGPKGRGPRARKSTLLLVVMIVITVYSLLPLFYLVVNATKSQDDLLSTFGLWFGNGFSLFQNIGETLTYNGGIYLRWLANTVLYVVVGAGGATLLATIAGYGMAKFRFPGRRAVFAVVLGAIAIPGTALAVPTFLLFSSVGLTNTPWAIILPSLISPFGMYLIWTYAIDAVPTEVIEAARMDGAGEFRIFFTIALRLLAPGVVTVLLFAVVATWNNYFLPLIMLSDPNLYPLTVGLNQWSAQAQGVSAHPIYNLVVTGSLLTIIPIVVAFLFLQRSWQSGLAAGSVKA; from the coding sequence ATGAGCACCCTGGACACCCGCACGACGCCGCCCACCGTGACCGAGGCGGTGACCACCCGCGGACGCAGCGGGGCGGGCCGCACCCGTGCCTCCCGTCCGAGCGGCCCGAAGGGCCGTGGCCCCCGCGCCCGCAAGTCGACGCTCCTGCTCGTGGTGATGATCGTCATCACCGTCTACTCGCTGCTGCCGCTCTTCTACCTCGTCGTCAACGCGACGAAGTCGCAGGACGACCTGCTCAGCACCTTCGGGCTCTGGTTCGGCAACGGCTTCTCGCTGTTCCAGAACATCGGCGAGACGCTGACCTACAACGGCGGCATCTACCTGCGCTGGCTCGCGAACACCGTGCTCTACGTGGTGGTCGGCGCCGGCGGGGCGACGCTCCTCGCGACGATCGCCGGCTACGGCATGGCGAAGTTCCGGTTCCCGGGCCGCCGTGCGGTGTTCGCCGTCGTGCTCGGCGCGATCGCGATCCCCGGCACCGCGCTCGCCGTCCCGACGTTCCTGCTGTTCTCGTCGGTCGGCCTGACGAACACCCCGTGGGCGATCATCCTGCCGTCGCTCATCAGCCCGTTCGGCATGTACCTCATCTGGACCTACGCGATCGACGCGGTCCCGACCGAGGTCATCGAGGCGGCGCGGATGGACGGCGCGGGCGAGTTCCGGATCTTCTTCACGATCGCCCTCCGCCTGCTCGCCCCCGGCGTCGTGACGGTCCTGCTGTTCGCCGTCGTCGCGACCTGGAACAACTACTTCCTGCCCCTGATCATGCTGAGCGACCCGAACCTCTACCCGCTCACGGTCGGCCTCAACCAGTGGAGCGCGCAGGCGCAGGGCGTCTCCGCGCACCCGATCTACAACCTCGTCGTCACCGGATCGCTCCTCACGATCATCCCGATCGTCGTCGCGTTCCTCTTCCTCCAGCGCTCCTGGCAGTCCGGCCTCGCGGCCGGGTCCGTCAAGGCCTGA
- a CDS encoding carbohydrate ABC transporter permease, whose product MTTLEARAPGAAAPATPPRRRNRQRGRWTGWMFVGPFVVVLVAMLVVPIGYALWLSLFRDQLIGGNQFVWFANYVQLFQDAKFWTGFGRVVLFLVVQVPIMLVVALIAALALDSARLWAASFFRIAIFLPYAVPGVVAALIWGFIYGNQFGLTGTINSALGIDLLQPFSPDWMLASIGNIVTWEFVGYNMLIFYAALRVVPGELYEAAEIDGAGPIRTIWSIKIPALRGSIVIATIFSIIGSFQLFNEPNLLKTLAPNVIGTSYTPNMYAYSLSFSGQQFNYSATVAIVMGVITAVIAYVVQVRGTRAENR is encoded by the coding sequence ATGACCACGCTCGAAGCGCGTGCGCCAGGAGCCGCAGCTCCGGCGACACCGCCGCGGCGCCGGAACCGGCAGCGCGGCCGCTGGACCGGCTGGATGTTCGTCGGTCCGTTCGTCGTGGTCCTCGTGGCCATGCTCGTCGTCCCGATCGGCTACGCGCTCTGGCTCAGCCTGTTCCGCGATCAGCTGATCGGCGGCAACCAGTTCGTCTGGTTCGCCAACTACGTGCAGCTGTTCCAGGACGCCAAGTTCTGGACCGGGTTCGGCCGCGTCGTGCTGTTCCTCGTCGTCCAGGTGCCGATCATGCTCGTCGTCGCGCTGATCGCGGCGCTCGCGCTCGACAGCGCCCGCCTGTGGGCGGCGTCCTTCTTCCGGATCGCGATCTTCCTGCCCTACGCGGTGCCCGGCGTGGTCGCGGCGCTCATCTGGGGCTTCATCTACGGCAACCAGTTCGGTCTCACCGGCACGATCAACTCGGCGCTCGGCATCGACCTGCTGCAGCCGTTCAGCCCGGACTGGATGCTCGCGTCCATCGGCAACATCGTCACGTGGGAGTTCGTCGGCTACAACATGCTGATCTTCTACGCGGCCCTGCGCGTCGTGCCCGGTGAGCTCTACGAGGCCGCCGAGATCGACGGTGCCGGCCCGATCCGCACGATCTGGTCGATCAAGATCCCGGCGCTCCGCGGTTCGATCGTCATCGCCACGATCTTCTCGATCATCGGCAGCTTCCAGCTCTTCAACGAGCCGAACCTGCTCAAGACGCTCGCCCCGAACGTCATCGGCACCTCGTACACGCCGAACATGTACGCCTACTCGCTGTCCTTCAGCGGCCAGCAGTTCAACTACTCCGCCACCGTCGCGATCGTCATGGGCGTCATCACCGCCGTGATCGCCTACGTCGTGCAGGTGCGCGGGACCCGAGCGGAGAACCGATGA
- a CDS encoding LacI family DNA-binding transcriptional regulator gives MSTEIAAARRAPSLAAVAEAAGVSMQTVSRVSRGFDNVSPDTRERVQRAMDTLGYRPNRAARALRSGRFRTIGVIMFTLASFGNMRTLEAIADAAGAADFTITLLPMASRTEEGVRSAFSRLHEQAVDGVVIIIESHIIDTAEVALPDGVPMVVVDSTGTTEHPAIDTDQADGARQATQHLLDLGHETVWHVAGPESSYSAARRLAAWQDTLERAGRTVPPVFHGGWTTEHGYSAGLEIAGRPEITAVFAANDQTALGVLRAAHESGRSVPDSLSVVGFDDSPESDSFWPPLTTVHQSFDEVGRRAVANLLAQIEGDPVHTATDLVPVRLVERASTAAPPA, from the coding sequence GTGTCGACCGAGATCGCCGCCGCGCGCCGCGCGCCCTCGCTGGCCGCCGTGGCCGAGGCCGCCGGGGTCTCGATGCAGACCGTCTCCCGCGTGTCCCGCGGGTTCGACAACGTCAGCCCCGACACCCGCGAACGCGTCCAGCGCGCGATGGACACCCTCGGCTACCGCCCCAACCGCGCCGCCCGGGCACTGCGCTCCGGCCGGTTCCGCACGATCGGCGTGATCATGTTCACGCTCGCGTCCTTCGGCAACATGCGCACGCTCGAGGCGATCGCCGACGCCGCCGGCGCCGCGGACTTCACGATCACGCTGCTGCCGATGGCTTCCCGGACCGAAGAGGGCGTGCGGTCGGCGTTCTCCCGGCTGCACGAGCAGGCCGTCGACGGGGTCGTCATCATCATCGAGTCGCACATCATCGACACGGCCGAGGTCGCCCTGCCGGACGGTGTGCCGATGGTCGTCGTCGACTCGACCGGCACCACCGAGCACCCTGCGATCGACACCGACCAGGCCGACGGTGCCCGCCAGGCGACGCAGCACCTGCTCGACCTCGGGCACGAGACCGTCTGGCACGTCGCCGGCCCGGAGTCGTCGTACTCCGCCGCACGCCGGCTGGCCGCGTGGCAGGACACCCTCGAGCGCGCCGGACGGACCGTCCCGCCGGTGTTCCACGGCGGGTGGACGACCGAGCACGGATACTCCGCCGGGCTCGAGATCGCCGGGCGACCGGAGATCACGGCCGTGTTCGCCGCGAACGACCAGACCGCGCTCGGGGTCCTGCGCGCGGCGCACGAGTCCGGCCGGAGCGTCCCGGACTCGCTCAGCGTCGTGGGCTTCGACGACTCCCCCGAGTCCGACTCCTTCTGGCCGCCGTTGACCACCGTGCACCAGTCCTTCGACGAGGTCGGCCGCCGTGCGGTCGCGAACCTGCTCGCGCAGATCGAGGGCGACCCGGTCCACACCGCGACGGACCTGGTCCCCGTGCGGCTCGTGGAGCGGGCGAGCACGGCGGCACCACCGGCCTGA
- a CDS encoding GNAT family N-acetyltransferase: MELVPPSHAFFPSFVRALDEWGDAHQDGAGVRDAAALRDPEGFGRWVDQLLAEETTAAVELGHVTCTYRWVVEGDEYLGSIALRHELNDWLREYGGHVGYGIRPSARGRGLASAALAATLDTAAERGMPEVLLTCDATNPASRRVIERNGGRYERSVVTPDGQTLLRFWIRTGAHRAPDVDTTEIVGGPEALTVGLHEHDPAWAERFATHRDRITTALAGQHVAVEHIGSTAVPGLAAKPIVDVAVAVPDVTDEAAYLEPLLAAGYELRVREPGHRLVRTPERDAHVHVYEHGAPALDAYLLLRDHLRRDAADRQRYEDVKRALMIRSWDDMNAYADAKTEVIEAIKDRARRAAD; this comes from the coding sequence ATGGAACTCGTCCCGCCGTCCCACGCCTTCTTCCCCTCGTTCGTCCGCGCCCTCGACGAGTGGGGCGACGCCCACCAGGACGGCGCCGGTGTCCGGGACGCCGCGGCACTGCGCGACCCGGAGGGCTTCGGCCGCTGGGTCGACCAGCTGCTCGCCGAGGAGACCACGGCCGCGGTCGAGCTCGGCCACGTGACCTGCACCTACCGATGGGTCGTCGAGGGCGACGAGTACCTCGGCAGCATCGCCCTGCGGCACGAGCTGAACGACTGGCTCCGCGAGTACGGCGGCCACGTCGGGTACGGCATCCGCCCGTCCGCGCGCGGGCGTGGCCTGGCGTCGGCGGCCCTCGCGGCCACGCTCGACACGGCCGCCGAGCGCGGGATGCCCGAGGTGCTCCTGACGTGCGACGCCACGAACCCCGCGTCCCGTCGGGTCATCGAACGGAACGGCGGCCGGTACGAGCGGAGCGTCGTCACCCCGGACGGCCAGACCCTGCTGCGCTTCTGGATCCGCACCGGCGCCCACCGCGCGCCGGATGTCGACACGACCGAGATCGTCGGCGGTCCCGAAGCACTGACCGTCGGGCTGCACGAGCACGACCCGGCCTGGGCGGAGCGTTTCGCGACGCACCGGGACCGCATCACGACCGCGCTCGCCGGGCAGCACGTCGCGGTCGAGCACATCGGGTCGACGGCGGTGCCCGGGCTCGCCGCCAAACCGATCGTCGACGTCGCGGTCGCCGTACCGGACGTCACCGACGAGGCCGCGTACCTGGAGCCGCTCCTGGCAGCCGGCTACGAGCTGCGCGTCCGCGAGCCCGGGCACCGGCTCGTCCGGACCCCGGAGCGGGACGCGCACGTCCACGTGTACGAGCACGGCGCACCGGCCCTCGACGCGTACCTGCTGCTCCGGGACCACCTCCGCCGGGACGCCGCGGACCGCCAGCGGTACGAGGACGTCAAGCGGGCGCTGATGATCCGGAGCTGGGACGACATGAACGCGTACGCCGACGCCAAGACCGAGGTGATCGAGGCGATCAAGGACCGCGCGCGCCGCGCCGCCGACTGA
- a CDS encoding arabinosylfuranosidase ArfA codes for MPRTHLVLDSAFTVGPVRRRLFGGFVEHLGRHVYDGIHEPAHETADEHGFRKDVVELVKELGVSAIRYPGGNFVSGYKWEDGVGPVEQRPRRLDLAWHSTETNEVGLHEFQHWLDAVGSELMLAVNLGTRGTQEAIELLEYANIDAGTALSEYRRSNGRQEPFAIKMWCLGNEMDGPWQLGHKNAEDYGKLAAMTAKAMRQIQPDLELVACGSSGASMPTFGEWERTVLEHAYDDVDYISAHAYYEEEGDLSSFLASGVNMDHFIDTVTTAADHVKAHKKSDKRIDISFDEWNVWSLSKWNEQQKTFELQDWPVAPRLLEDVYTVADAVVVGGLLITLLRHADRVASASIAQLVNVIGPIMTEPGGPAWRQTTFFPFSLTSRLANGTSLQVKASGDTVDGGKYGEVPVVDSAATVEDGKAAVFLVNRHQTETTTVTIDLAGLQVDGDVRAEGVWDDDVHAVNDLGNRERVGLRTNDTVRRDGDTITIELPPVSWTAVSIG; via the coding sequence ATGCCCCGCACACACCTCGTCCTCGACAGCGCGTTCACCGTGGGGCCGGTGCGCCGTCGCCTGTTCGGCGGGTTCGTCGAGCACCTCGGACGCCACGTCTACGACGGCATCCACGAGCCGGCGCACGAGACCGCCGACGAGCACGGCTTCCGGAAGGACGTCGTCGAGCTCGTCAAGGAGCTCGGCGTCTCCGCCATCCGCTACCCGGGCGGCAACTTCGTCTCGGGCTACAAGTGGGAGGACGGTGTCGGCCCGGTCGAGCAGCGCCCCCGCCGCCTCGACCTCGCGTGGCACTCGACCGAGACGAACGAGGTCGGCCTGCACGAGTTCCAGCACTGGCTCGACGCCGTCGGCTCCGAGCTCATGCTCGCCGTGAACCTCGGCACCCGCGGCACGCAGGAGGCCATCGAGCTCCTCGAGTACGCGAACATCGACGCCGGTACCGCCCTCAGCGAGTACCGCCGCTCGAACGGCCGCCAGGAGCCCTTCGCCATCAAGATGTGGTGCCTCGGCAACGAGATGGACGGCCCGTGGCAGCTCGGTCACAAGAACGCCGAGGACTACGGCAAGCTCGCCGCGATGACCGCCAAGGCGATGCGCCAGATCCAGCCCGACCTCGAGCTCGTGGCCTGCGGATCGTCCGGTGCCTCGATGCCCACCTTCGGCGAGTGGGAGCGCACGGTCCTCGAACACGCCTACGACGATGTCGACTACATCTCCGCCCACGCCTACTACGAGGAAGAGGGCGACCTGTCCTCGTTCCTGGCCTCCGGCGTGAACATGGACCACTTCATCGACACCGTGACGACCGCGGCCGACCACGTCAAGGCGCACAAGAAGTCCGACAAGCGGATCGACATCTCGTTCGACGAATGGAACGTCTGGTCGCTCAGCAAGTGGAACGAGCAGCAGAAGACGTTCGAGCTGCAGGACTGGCCGGTCGCGCCGCGCCTCCTCGAGGACGTCTACACCGTCGCGGACGCGGTCGTCGTCGGCGGCCTCCTCATCACGCTGCTCCGACACGCCGACCGCGTCGCGTCGGCGAGCATCGCGCAGCTCGTCAACGTGATCGGCCCGATCATGACCGAGCCCGGCGGGCCGGCCTGGCGCCAGACCACGTTCTTCCCGTTCTCGCTCACGTCGCGCCTGGCGAACGGCACGTCGCTGCAGGTCAAGGCCTCCGGTGACACCGTCGACGGCGGCAAGTACGGCGAGGTCCCGGTCGTCGACTCGGCCGCCACGGTCGAGGACGGCAAGGCGGCGGTGTTCCTCGTGAACCGCCACCAGACCGAGACCACCACGGTCACGATCGACCTGGCCGGCCTGCAGGTCGACGGTGACGTCCGTGCCGAGGGCGTCTGGGACGACGACGTGCACGCCGTCAACGACCTCGGGAACCGCGAGCGCGTCGGGCTGCGGACGAACGACACGGTCCGTCGCGACGGCGACACGATCACCATCGAGCTGCCGCCGGTCTCCTGGACCGCGGTGTCGATCGGCTGA